A single Capricornis sumatraensis isolate serow.1 chromosome 20, serow.2, whole genome shotgun sequence DNA region contains:
- the LOC138096479 gene encoding small ribosomal subunit protein eS4, X isoform-like: MARGPKKHLKRVPAPKHWMLDKLTGVFAPSPSTGPHKLRECFPLIIFLSNRLKYALTGDEVKKGCMQRFINIDGKVYTDINYPSGFMDVISTDKTGENFRFIYDTKVRFAVHRITPEEAKYKLCKVRKIFVGTKGIPHLVSHDARTIRYHDPLIKLNDTIQIDLETGKITDFIKFDTGNLCMVTGGANLQRIGVIKNRERHPSSFDVVHVKDANGNRFATWLSNIFVIGKGNKPWISLPRGKGIRLTIAEERDKRLAPKQSSG, from the coding sequence ATGGCTCGGGGTCCCAAGAAGCACCTGAAACGCGTACCAGCTCCAAAACATTGGATGCTGGATAAACTTACTGGTGTGTTTGCCCCTAGTCCATCTACCGGCCCCCACAAGCTAAGGGAATGTTTCCCCCTAATCATTTTCCTAAGCAATAGACTTAAGTATGCCCTAACTGGAGATGAAGTAAAGAAGGGTTGCATGCAGCGTTTCATTAATATCGATGGCAAAGTCTACACAGATATAAACTACCCTTCTGGTTTCATGGATGTCATCAGCACTGATAAGACTGGAGAGAATTTTCGTTTCATCTATGACACCAAGGTTCGCTTTGCCGTTCATCGTATTACACCTGAGGAGGCCAAGTATAAATTGTGCAAAGTAAGAAAGATATTTGTGGGGACAAAAGGAATCCCTCATCTGGTAAGCCATGATGCTCGTACCATCCGTTACCATGATCCCCTCATCAAGCTGAATGATACAATTCAGATTGACTTGGAGACTGGCAAGATTACTGATTTCATCAAATTTGACACTGGTAACCTGTGCATGGTGACTGGAGGTGCTAACCTGCAAAGAATTGGTGTGATTAAAAACCGGGAGAGACATCCAAGTTCTTTTGATGTTGTTCATGTGAAAGATGCAAACGGCAACAGATTTGCCACATGGCTCTCTAACATTTTCGTTATTGGCAAAGGCAACAAACCATGGATCTCTCTTCCCCGTGGAAAGGGTATTCGCCTTACCATTGCTGAGGAGAGAGATAAGAGATTGGCACCCAAACAGAGCAGTGGATAA